The Arachis ipaensis cultivar K30076 chromosome B05, Araip1.1, whole genome shotgun sequence nucleotide sequence CttctaggttggctcctatgctTGTTGTCTTTTCTGCCTGATCTCCGATTTgtaccttttttatttttccttcagGTTGGGGACGTAGCTCTTCCCAAACTTGGATACCTCTGAGCTCACTGGTATTGTCTTTACTATGTGTGCTGCCTCTTAAGTTGAGACTTTCATTGTAGCACTTTCTTGCTAATTTCTAGTCTCCTTTTATCGTGACAATTCCTTCTGTTattgggaatttcatacataggtgAGGTGTGGAGACAATAGTAACTAGCTGGTTTAAGGTGGTCTGACCTAACAAGGTGTTGTAAGCAGACAtgacgtcgaccacgatgtagtcgaTGTTTAAAGTTCTTGACTTCGTGCCTTTACCAAGAGTGGTATATAATGAGATAAATCCCAAAGGTCGGATCGGCATATCTCCTAACCCGAAAAGGTTATCGGGATAAGCCTTTATATTTTTCTCTTCTAACATGAGCTTATCGAAAGCGGGCTTAAATAGTATGTCGGCTGAACTCTCCTGATCCACCAACGTTCTGTGGAGGTTTGCATTAGCAAGAATCATTATGATTACTACAAGTTCGTCATGACCAGGTGTCACCCCTTGTGTGTATTCTTTGGTGAATGAGATTGTTGGCAAGTCAAGAGTTCTACTATCTTCCCTGACTTGATACACTTCTTTGAGATGTCTTTTTCGTGAGGACTTAGTGACTccccctcctgcaaatcctctaTTTATCATGTGTATGTGCCTCTCAGGAGTTTGTGGAGGTCGCTCTTGCTGTCCTCTATCATCaccatctttttttctttttcttttgtcgtCCGACCTATCAGCTAGGTACCTTTCTAGCCGACCTTCTCTGTCCattttttctatgacattctttaatccATAACAGTCATTAGTAGAATACCTATATAGCTTGTGGTACTCAAAATATTCTGTCTGACTTCCAGCCTTTTTGTGCTTAATGGGGcgaggaggtggaagcttttcagTATGACAAATCTCCCTGTAAACATCGACTAGAGAAACTCGGAgtggggtgtaattgtggtatctTCGAGGTTTTTCCGAATTGTACTCCTCCTTTTTCTTAGCCTCCATCTCCTTGTCCCAAACTTGGTAGGACGGGTTCGGCCTTGGGGCAGGTTCTCTAAGTCAGAAATTtttttccatgttgatatatttctcTGCCCGCTCTTATACTTCGTACAAGAAAGTCGGGTGTTGCTTGGATATAGATTGGGAAAACGGCCTTTCTCTAAGGCCATTGACCAACTCCATTATCACTACTTCAGGAGGCAAGTTTTGTATCTCTAAGCACACCTTGTtgattgaatctttccatgtaatctCGGAGCGTTTCCTCAGCTTCTTGTTTGACGCCCAAGAGACTAGGAGCATGTTTGACTTTATCTTTCTGAATTGAAAATCGGGTGAAAAACTTCCTTGTCAGGTCGTCGAAGCAAGTCACCGACCTGGGAGGCAagttgtcgaaccacttcattacAGTATTGATTAGTGTTGTCGGGAAGGCCTTGCAGCGAGTCGCATCGGACACGTCGGCTAGGTACATTCAACTTTTAAAGTTGCTTAAGTGGTATCTTAGGTCAATCGTTCCGTCATAGAGATCCATGTCAGGAGTTTTGAAGTTCCTAGGAACCCTAGCCCGCATGATCTCTTAGACGAATGGATCTTTTCTTCCAAAAGAACTTTCTTCTCGATTTGTTCGAGTGCTTCGATTTCGGAGATCGGCTTCTAACTTAGAAAGCTTTTCCTCTAGCTCTCTTCATCGTCGTACTTCTTTTTATAGTTCTCTTTCTGCTTCTCGTTGTTGTTCAACCTCCTGCTCGACCTGCTCCAATCGGCTGTGATGTCCATATACCAACCCTAATATTTCCGTCGGATGTATGTGGAGGTCCTTCGTCCTCGGGTGGGTGGACTTCTGAGTTAATCTGTCGCGGATGGGGGTTTGCTGACGTTCCTTCCCCATGGGGTGGGGTGCAGTTGTTCTTTCCTGTGGTGGAGGCAATGTAAGTGTTAGGTCGTCGTTGTGAGGCTCTGGTTTCGACTCGGATGCTGTATGGCCGTCTTCAAATTGACTGTCCGTCATATGTAGGTGTAGACTTCCAGGTCTCCGACAATGGTACCAATAttttgagggttacctgaaactgggttGTATTTGGGCatgaacgtgaggtccagactcCTTCTGAGGCAGTGTCCGACTTATGCTGGTGTCAAAGTGCCGTCGTCCGAattctcgtgaggaggtgggggtagTACTTACAAGAGACTCCAATGTTTAAGTTAGAAAAgactttaggcaggtttttaggaGATTGGGTTTTGAGTATACCTGAGAgtgtcaatgtatttatagtagagtagatAATCACTTTTTAGAGTAATTTCACCTTTATTGGTGGGTAATTGTTCCCTTTTTCTAGGGAGTTTGTTGAGATCTTCCTTCTAGATAAGTGGGATATATCTTGGGAGAGTAGTTACTGATTCGGATAAGTATGGTTGAACTGTCTTTGTGGCGCCCGATCTCTATGAGGTTGGGTAGTAGTGGAGGAGGCCACCTTGATTAGGTGGACCTTTACTCTTTTTAGGTCTGATTTTATAATTTTAGGCCGAAATATGAACAAAACCTATATATGAAAAATATAATTgagatataatatataaaaatNNNNNNNNNNNNNNNNNNNNNNAGAATTTTCGTAACAGTTACTACATCACTTTCAAGTAGACTGAATTTAGTCTATCAAACTTTCAGCAATTGACAATTaaggtttaaaaattttttaggGATAAAATTGAGGTATAAAATTTTAATTGCTGTGTTAGATAATTGTTAGAGACTCTAGTATAACTCCCTAACATGAgttaaattgaataaattaaaattttaatgatTAAATTAAAGCCCGAATTAAATTTTAGAGATCAATTTAATCTTTAACTCAAGTAGAATATAACAAAAAATACCTAATAGTAATCTTAGCAGCAAGGCAAATTATTCGGTAATTTAATTAGAGacataattttttttggtatCTTTTAAACTGATAAATACTAATTCGTCACGAATTTAAACTAATGAATTGTTAAACTCTAACAATTATTTAATGGGACGAAAtagtttttttaatttctttccagGAAACAAAATGGGCCTTTAGACGCAGAGGCGAAGAATCTGAGCCCAACAAAATGAAAAgctagaaggaaaagaagaaaccCCAGTACCGACGACGAAGACAAGAAGTGAAGCAGCATCAGTGAGAACAGAGGAAGCAAgcagaaaggaaagaagaatggGAAGAAAGAAGGGGTACGTGGAGTTCGATGAGTCGCCGCCGGACGACTTCGACCCGGAGAATCCGTACAAGGATCCGGTGGCTTTCTTGGAGATGAGGGAGCACATTGTCAGAGAGAAGTGGATCCAGATCGAGAAGGCTAAGATCATCAGGGAGAAGCTGCGATGGTGCTACCGCATCGAAGGCGTTAACCACCTTCAGAAATGCCGCCACCTCGTTCAGCAGTACCTTGATTCCACCCGCGGCATTGGTTGGGGCAAGGACGGTCGCCACCCTTCTCTCCACGGTACCCTTTCCCTTCCCCCTTCTACCTTTCTCTTTGTTTAGGTCATTGATTATAGGGTCCTGAATTCAAAATTACGTTAAGACTTGCTCGTTATTAGTGATTTCTCATTATCAATATGCACGGGGTTTTGCCAATTATTGAATGCGATGAACGTAATTTCTGCCGAGGTATCCGGGTTGTTCGTTTGCCAAAGGGTGTATTGGGGGTTTGGGGTCTTGGAATTCGTGCAAGAGAAACTTGCTTTGAGGAATTGGATATTTGACATTCATGGAAGTTAATTTGGGCTTCTCTTGTTTAATACACAAGGGGTTTTGTGAATTGTTAAGTGGTGCGTGTGTAATATATGCCTAGTTGTGCCTTTTTGTTGCTCATTTTTGAGCTTGTGTCTCTTGATTATTTCATTTCTCATGCTTGTTTGATTTTTATATTCGAATTCGGTcctctttttattgttgtttgtAAAGGTTTCATTTTCATGATGGAGGAAAGATGGGATAGTAAGTGACTGGATTAATTCCAATATTTCTTTGGTTAATGGATAACCAATCCAATTTTATCTGATTCTGCTTATCTGCTGAAATAAATTTGGAAAAGAAAAGGCACTTAACACATTTTTTTCATGGTCAATGGAATAGAGTTATCAAGTAGTGTGTATGCGATTTATCTCAAGTTGTGATTGTTTGTAGCTGATAGATGAAATGGTATGTTTTGGGTATTTTGTATCCCATATTTGATGGATGGTACATAGTATTATATTCTGATAAATATGGAAATGGAAAAGAAATGAATACgcgtattttctttttcttattttcgacTAACATAATGTAgaagaatcaaattaaaactcACCCTATAATGTTATAGCTGGAAAGATCTGGAACAATATGCTTTGTGGTTAATCCTTTCAGTTACAATTAATTGTCTTCTACTCTGCCCTATGGTGCTTTTTGTGATGATTCCTTTtgctttgttttattttctgaacTAGGTCCAAAACCTGAGGCTGTTGAGTCTGAATGACTAGACTGTCCTGTGGATAAATAAAAGGTAATTTCAAACTTCATTTCtgtttctcttatttacttgtctATATATGTAAAAATATTATTAGGCAAATCGTAGAGAAGGAAATAATTGTATCAATGACGGAAAATGCCAATGCTGAGTAGAAATCCCTTTATGTTGTTACTAGTCAGTTATGTTTCCGACTTTTAAAGAATTTGATTTGCTTATTTGAAGTTTGGGATGCTCAATAACAACTTGTGATTGAGCACATCCCAAACTTTGGTTGAGAGAGTAACTACACATCATTTACGATTTGACGTGCACAAGAATATAAAGATCAACTTTCATGAGGGGCTATGGTTTGATCGTTGTCACCAAAGACCTCTCAATTTAGATTCTCTAATTTCTAAAATTTATTTAAGAGAAAATTGATGCAGGTGACTGGTGTGACAGTAGTAAGGTGGATTACTGTTGAGTTAAGTTGTgagaaattatatatttatagctTAAAATGAATTGGTGTTGATAGTAAGGAAAACATTATATTGAGCATCCACTAAGTTTGGATTTTTGCCCCACTGCAACTTCATAACTTGATAATGACAAATAATTGGTGTTATTTGGTATATTTGGTGGGGAACGTTTGATTGCTTTAATTTGATGGGTTTTTTAATTAGAAGCACACGTTGTTTTGTTCTTTTGACATATTTTTCAATGTGGTTGAGAAGCCAGAAA carries:
- the LOC107641225 gene encoding uncharacterized protein LOC107641225 yields the protein MEAKKKEEYNSEKPRRYHNYTPLRVSLVDVYREICHTEKLPPPRPIKHKKAGSQTEYFEYHKLYRYSTNDCYGLKNVIEKMDREGRLERYLADRSDDKRKRKKDGDDRGQQERPPQTPERHIHMINRGFAGGGVTKSSRKRHLKEVYQVREDSRTLDLPTISFTKEYTQGVTPGHDELVVIIMILANANLHRTLVDQESSADILFKPAFDKLMLEEKNIKAYPDNLFGLGDMPIRPLGFISLYTTLGKGTKSRTLNIDYIVVDVMSAYNTLLGQTTLNQLVTIVSTPHLCMKFPITEGIVTIKGD
- the LOC107644314 gene encoding NADH dehydrogenase [ubiquinone] 1 beta subcomplex subunit 10-B codes for the protein MGRKKGYVEFDESPPDDFDPENPYKDPVAFLEMREHIVREKWIQIEKAKIIREKLRWCYRIEGVNHLQKCRHLVQQYLDSTRGIGWGKDGRHPSLHGPKPEAVESE